The Candidatus Aegiribacteria sp. genome has a segment encoding these proteins:
- a CDS encoding HAD family hydrolase codes for MIKGVIFDLDGTLLDTLEDIHNVVNRVLRMNDLPVKNIPEVKAAVGRGVTELVLRLFPSGELSTQRVFKVASDIRETFLLHGTVLTKPYRGIEDMLDTLARRGIPLAVLTNKPQASAEKAVSVYLPDVPFRTVQGVTPGMPMKPEAEIAMKVILKLGSAPGETLMVGDSDVDMDTAKNADLIAVGVSWGFRSVELLLEHGADVIVNDPMEICDLIFRSDNNLN; via the coding sequence ATGATAAAAGGTGTAATATTCGATCTTGATGGAACACTCCTCGATACGCTTGAGGATATTCACAATGTAGTGAACAGAGTCCTTCGGATGAATGATCTTCCGGTGAAAAACATCCCGGAAGTAAAGGCTGCTGTAGGCAGGGGAGTTACAGAGCTTGTACTAAGATTGTTTCCCTCAGGCGAGCTTTCCACTCAGAGGGTGTTTAAAGTTGCTTCCGACATCAGAGAAACCTTTCTTTTGCACGGAACAGTGCTGACAAAACCATACAGAGGTATAGAGGATATGCTTGATACTCTTGCCCGCAGAGGTATCCCTCTGGCTGTTCTTACAAACAAACCTCAGGCATCAGCGGAGAAGGCAGTTTCCGTTTATCTCCCGGATGTTCCTTTCAGGACCGTTCAGGGAGTTACGCCTGGTATGCCCATGAAACCCGAAGCGGAAATAGCTATGAAAGTCATTCTGAAACTTGGATCGGCTCCAGGAGAAACTCTTATGGTGGGAGACAGTGATGTTGATATGGATACAGCTAAAAATGCTGACTTGATCGCTGTCGGCGTATCCTGGGGATTCAGATCTGTCGAACTGCTGCTTGAGCATGGAGCGGATGTGATTGTAAACGATCCAATGGAGATTTGCGATTTAATAT
- the pfkA gene encoding 6-phosphofructokinase, protein MRKIAVLTSGGDSPGMNACIRATVRRVLDRGLIVTGVRKGYEGLIDGDFLELESQDVSNIIQRGGTILHSSRSERFLTPEGRSAAAANLKNDSIDGLVVIGGDGSFRGADRLSFEHGIAVIGVPATIDNDIWGTDLTIGFCTAVNTALEAIDKVRDTAAAHDRLFIVEVMGRSAGFIALEVGIGSGAEAVLIPETPTDLDAIIRKVRNRISMGRTSNILVVAEGDEAGNAFEIAAKIEKMSNLKSRVTVLGHVQRGGSPTSIDRVLASKLGWAAVDALVDGAGTCMVGEISGEIAINPLSDAWIKKKKLDPMLLELSETL, encoded by the coding sequence GTGAGGAAAATAGCCGTTCTGACAAGCGGGGGTGATTCCCCGGGGATGAACGCATGCATCAGGGCCACGGTAAGAAGAGTTCTTGACCGTGGCCTTATTGTAACTGGCGTGAGAAAAGGTTATGAAGGACTCATTGACGGGGATTTTTTAGAACTTGAATCTCAGGATGTCAGCAATATCATTCAGCGCGGCGGAACCATTCTGCATTCCTCGCGGAGCGAGAGATTTCTGACCCCGGAAGGAAGATCTGCTGCCGCAGCAAATCTCAAAAATGACAGTATCGATGGATTGGTAGTGATAGGCGGGGATGGCAGTTTCAGAGGTGCAGACAGGCTATCGTTCGAGCATGGAATCGCCGTAATTGGTGTTCCGGCAACCATAGATAACGATATCTGGGGAACTGACCTTACAATCGGATTCTGTACGGCTGTCAACACAGCTCTTGAGGCTATCGATAAAGTCCGGGATACAGCTGCAGCACATGACAGACTTTTCATTGTGGAAGTAATGGGAAGATCAGCCGGATTCATAGCCCTGGAGGTCGGAATAGGGTCAGGAGCTGAAGCTGTTCTGATTCCTGAGACTCCAACCGACCTTGATGCGATAATCAGGAAAGTCAGAAACAGAATATCCATGGGCCGAACATCCAACATACTTGTTGTTGCTGAAGGTGATGAGGCCGGAAACGCCTTTGAGATAGCTGCAAAAATAGAGAAAATGTCCAATTTGAAGAGCAGAGTAACCGTTCTTGGTCATGTTCAGCGGGGTGGGTCACCAACTTCGATAGACAGGGTACTTGCATCCAAACTGGGCTGGGCAGCTGTTGATGCGCTGGTTGATGGAGCGGGAACATGCATGGTTGGAGAAATCAGTGGGGAAATAGCCATTAATCCCCTGTCTGATGCATGGATAAAAAAGAAAAAACTCGACCCAATGCTGCTTGAACTTTCAGAAACCCTCTAA
- the rplQ gene encoding 50S ribosomal protein L17 encodes MRHRKKIPKLGRKPDARKRLLRNLVTSLIIEERITTSMGKAKAARSAVEKIITKGRNDSVHSRRQVAASVYGSKAVQKVFNVLGPRYVDRNGGYTRMLKLGPRHGDAAEVCILEFVDSPGSVSAPVKDKK; translated from the coding sequence ATGCGACACAGAAAAAAAATACCCAAGCTGGGCCGAAAGCCCGATGCAAGAAAAAGGCTTCTCCGAAATCTTGTAACCTCACTGATAATTGAGGAGCGGATCACAACCAGCATGGGAAAGGCAAAAGCGGCGCGGAGTGCGGTTGAGAAAATTATAACAAAGGGCAGAAACGATTCCGTACACTCAAGAAGACAGGTTGCCGCATCTGTGTATGGCAGCAAGGCTGTTCAGAAGGTATTTAATGTTCTGGGTCCAAGGTATGTTGATCGTAATGGCGGTTACACACGCATGCTCAAGCTTGGACCAAGACATGGTGACGCAGCAGAGGTTTGTATTTTGGAGTTCGTTGACTCGCCGGGTTCTGTTTCTGCTCCAGTCAAGGACAAGAAATAG